From the Phoenix dactylifera cultivar Barhee BC4 chromosome 10, palm_55x_up_171113_PBpolish2nd_filt_p, whole genome shotgun sequence genome, one window contains:
- the LOC120112213 gene encoding uncharacterized PE-PGRS family protein PE_PGRS54-like yields the protein MAGEEDGGGCYSGDGGVVAVKGGRSARAEASAALTAKAEAGGRSQGDAAVGRSGGAEGAAEQSKRQAGGGGAAATAEADCDGGRRGWAARWRQIAKKEGDGGFGRWSESGEGWAARGGTRRRHGWSGAQGRRRGVRPEKTNRGGTDRASGEWVNGFCSYPLGLMVFNLPTVREGGSFLVAAAAGTGCGGALRRRTVAGEGWPVTVAAEGGFRWCRRKRGWRCGRSARRRNSAAGRRRDAEVGKIFLWWFGRCWRRLMAAVEASTGVMTGGKGKGGTSRWEPG from the exons ATGGCCggtgaggaagatggaggaggttgTTACAGCGGCGACGGTGGCGTAGTGGCGGTGAAGGGAGGGCGGAGCGCGAGGGCGGAAGCTTCGGCGGCGTTGACGGCGAAGGCCGAAGCCGGTGGCCGTAGTCAAGGAGACGCTGCGGTCGGCCGGAGCGGCGGAGCAGAGGGAGCGGCGGAGCAGAGTAAGCGGCAGGCGGGTGGCGGCGGAGCTGCTGCGACGGCGGAGGCGGACTGCGACGGTGGTAGGAGGGGTTGGGCGGCGCGGTGGAGGCAGATAGCGAAGAAAGAAGGGGATGGTGGCTTCGGCCGGTGGAGCGAAAGCGGCGAAGGGTGGGCGGCGCGCGGCGGAACTCGGCGGCGGCACGGGTGGAGCGGCGCTCAAGGGCGGCGGCGCGGCGTGCGGCCGGAGAAGACGAACAGag ggggAACGGATCGGGCTAGTGGGGAGTGGGTTAACGGGTTTTGCTCTTACCCGTTAGGGCTGAtggtcttcaacctcccgacggtTCGGGAGGGCGGGTCGTTCCTTGTGGCGGCGGCTGCAGGGACGGGCTGCGGCGGGGCTCTGCGGCGACGGACGGTGGCCGGAGAGGGATGGCCAGTCACGGTGGCGGCCGAAGGCGGCTTCCGGTGGTGCAGGCGGAAGCGGGGGTGGCGCTGCGGGCGGTCTGCTCGTCGGCGGAATTCGGCGGCGGGGAGGCGGCGCGACGCAGAGGTGGGGAAGATCTTCCTATGGTGGTTTGGGCGTTGCTGGCGGCGACTGATGGCGGCGGTGGAGGCGAGCACGGGCGTGATGACTGGTGGCAAGGGGAAAGGGGGAACGAGTAGATGGGAACCTGGCTGA